Proteins encoded within one genomic window of Granulicella pectinivorans:
- a CDS encoding response regulator transcription factor: MTPTMQPTRLFLMDDHQLFREGLLRLLVSDAQFEVVGHTGDVEEALAILKTQPVDVLILDYDLGGQTAVDFTMTLKQSGFGGRILIVTAGLPDRDAMQLIGMGISGIFHKQDSPTALQRSIREVADGRVLIDQKYLQAIVKSAQPSEDAAPQFTERERFILRSLLQGLSNKEIADKQQTSESAVKSSLQQLFNKLGVRTRSQLVLLTLEKYRSLI; encoded by the coding sequence ATGACACCGACGATGCAACCGACACGGCTCTTTCTGATGGACGACCATCAACTCTTTCGCGAGGGTTTGCTGCGGCTGCTGGTCAGCGATGCGCAGTTTGAAGTGGTGGGGCACACGGGGGATGTGGAGGAGGCACTCGCGATCCTGAAGACGCAGCCGGTGGATGTGCTGATCCTGGACTATGACCTGGGCGGACAGACGGCGGTCGACTTTACGATGACGCTGAAGCAGAGCGGGTTTGGCGGGCGGATTCTGATTGTGACGGCGGGGCTGCCGGATCGCGATGCGATGCAGTTGATCGGGATGGGGATCAGCGGGATCTTTCATAAGCAGGACTCGCCGACGGCGCTGCAACGGAGCATCCGCGAGGTGGCGGATGGACGGGTGCTGATCGACCAGAAGTATCTGCAGGCGATTGTGAAGTCGGCTCAACCGTCGGAGGATGCGGCACCGCAGTTTACCGAGCGCGAGCGATTTATTCTGCGGTCGCTGCTGCAGGGGTTGTCGAACAAGGAGATTGCGGACAAGCAGCAGACCTCGGAGAGCGCGGTGAAGTCTTCGCTGCAACAGCTCTTCAACAAGCTGGGTGTGAGGACGAGGTCGCAGCTTGTGCTGTTGACGCTGGAGAAGTACCGGTCTCTGATTTAG
- a CDS encoding rhamnogalacturonan acetylesterase: protein MKHLLLAAALLLLPAAALAQNTPDAPPQTAVPTDAPLNPSLPTLFIVGDSTARNKLDLGWGDHFAHFFDTSRINIANRAVAGRSSRTYLVEGRWATTLAQVKAGDFVLIQMGHNDGAGTPESVQKDLKARSSLKGLGNETVEVTLPGKPTETVRTYGSYLRQYIAETRARGATPILLTVTIRNIWKDGHIERDMGFRDYETQLAATEHVPLIDMATCAADRFEALGPEKTALLFPIDHTHTSPEGAEINAGCVAQALRTAKSPVAAYLR from the coding sequence ATGAAACACCTCCTCCTCGCCGCCGCCCTCCTCCTGCTCCCCGCAGCAGCCCTGGCACAAAACACCCCCGACGCCCCACCCCAGACCGCCGTCCCCACCGACGCCCCTCTCAACCCCTCCCTGCCCACCCTCTTCATCGTCGGAGACTCCACCGCCCGCAACAAGCTCGACCTCGGCTGGGGCGATCACTTCGCCCACTTCTTCGACACATCCAGAATCAACATCGCAAACCGCGCCGTAGCCGGTCGCAGCTCCCGCACCTACCTCGTCGAGGGCCGATGGGCCACCACGCTCGCCCAGGTCAAAGCCGGTGACTTCGTCCTCATCCAGATGGGCCACAACGACGGAGCCGGGACCCCCGAGTCCGTCCAGAAAGATCTGAAAGCCCGCTCCAGCCTCAAGGGCCTCGGCAACGAGACCGTCGAAGTCACCCTCCCCGGCAAGCCCACCGAAACCGTCCGGACCTACGGCTCCTACCTCCGCCAGTACATCGCCGAAACCCGGGCCAGGGGAGCCACCCCAATCCTTCTCACCGTCACCATCCGCAATATCTGGAAGGACGGCCATATCGAGCGCGACATGGGCTTCCGCGACTACGAGACCCAGCTCGCCGCCACCGAGCACGTACCCCTCATCGACATGGCCACCTGCGCCGCCGATCGCTTCGAGGCACTCGGCCCCGAAAAGACTGCCCTGCTCTTCCCCATCGACCACACCCACACCAGCCCCGAGGGTGCCGAGATCAATGCCGGCTGCGTAGCCCAAGCCCTGCGCACCGCAAAATCCCCCGTAGCGGCCTACCTCCGCTAA
- a CDS encoding VOC family protein — MTIPPIPPGVQVGHIHLKVANLQRALDFYHGVLGFDITTRFGDSAAFLSAGGYHHHIGLNTWESLGGRPPAPGSTGLYHAAFVYPTRASLGQALLRLIQARISLDGASDHGVSHALYLRDPDQNGVELYWDLPRDQWPQNPDGSLKMYTRALDLQSLIDEAEA, encoded by the coding sequence ATGACCATCCCGCCCATTCCTCCTGGCGTCCAGGTAGGCCACATCCATCTCAAGGTCGCCAACCTCCAGCGCGCCCTCGACTTCTACCACGGCGTCCTCGGCTTTGACATCACCACCCGCTTCGGAGACTCCGCAGCCTTCCTCTCCGCCGGCGGCTACCACCATCACATCGGCCTCAACACCTGGGAGTCCCTCGGCGGCCGTCCACCCGCCCCCGGCTCCACCGGCCTCTATCACGCAGCCTTCGTCTACCCCACCCGTGCGTCCCTCGGTCAAGCCCTCCTCCGTCTCATCCAGGCCAGGATCTCCCTCGACGGAGCCTCCGACCACGGCGTAAGCCACGCCCTCTACCTCCGCGACCCCGACCAGAACGGCGTGGAGCTCTACTGGGATCTCCCCCGCGACCAGTGGCCCCAAAACCCAGACGGCTCGCTGAAGATGTACACGCGCGCACTCGACCTGCAAAGCCTCATCGACGAAGCCGAAGCCTGA
- a CDS encoding DUF3592 domain-containing protein has product MKLPWDQTEATVLQSRYQFARLNTLTLGIQTQKKFCVTYTFSVDGTDYTGTFQSPTAILQNERIPVRYNPADPAENNLSNQPPVPEISLVFIGIALLFLIPLLWLILHHGHR; this is encoded by the coding sequence ATGAAGCTACCCTGGGACCAGACCGAAGCCACCGTCCTCCAAAGCCGCTACCAGTTCGCTCGCCTCAACACGCTCACCCTCGGCATCCAGACCCAGAAGAAGTTCTGCGTCACCTACACCTTCTCCGTCGATGGCACCGACTACACCGGCACCTTCCAGTCTCCAACGGCCATCCTCCAGAACGAACGCATCCCGGTCCGCTATAACCCCGCCGACCCAGCCGAGAACAACCTCTCCAATCAGCCTCCCGTCCCTGAGATCTCGCTCGTCTTCATCGGTATCGCCCTCCTCTTCCTCATCCCTCTGCTCTGGCTCATCCTCCACCACGGCCACCGCTAA
- a CDS encoding nicotinamidase, with amino-acid sequence MPLTLNPTDALVVIDMQRDFLPGGSLAVAGGDEIIPALNALAAKFDHVLLTQDWHPANHISFASTHGRQPFTDTIEAPYGTQHLWPGHCIQNTPGADLHPDLDIPHAELILRKGFREQIDSYSAFLENDGTTPTGLAGYLRERNLQRLFFAGVAYDFCVGFSAIDGHRLGFETIVLEDLTRAVSLPGSVDHTNACFAEQGIQRIASREIA; translated from the coding sequence GTGCCCCTTACCCTCAACCCCACCGACGCGTTAGTCGTCATCGACATGCAGCGCGATTTCCTCCCCGGAGGCTCTCTCGCCGTCGCCGGCGGCGACGAGATCATCCCTGCCCTCAACGCCCTGGCTGCAAAGTTCGACCATGTCCTCCTCACCCAGGACTGGCACCCCGCCAACCACATCTCCTTCGCCAGCACCCACGGCAGGCAGCCATTCACCGATACCATCGAAGCCCCTTACGGCACCCAGCACCTCTGGCCCGGCCACTGCATCCAGAACACCCCCGGTGCCGACCTCCACCCGGACCTCGATATCCCCCACGCCGAGCTCATCCTCCGCAAGGGCTTCCGCGAGCAGATCGACAGCTACTCCGCCTTCCTCGAAAACGACGGCACGACCCCCACCGGCCTCGCCGGCTACCTCCGCGAGCGCAACCTCCAGCGCCTCTTCTTCGCAGGTGTAGCCTACGACTTCTGCGTCGGCTTCTCCGCCATCGACGGCCATCGTCTCGGCTTCGAGACCATCGTCCTCGAAGACCTCACCCGCGCGGTCTCCCTCCCCGGCTCCGTGGATCACACCAACGCATGCTTCGCCGAACAGGGCATCCAACGCATCGCATCGAGGGAGATCGCATGA
- a CDS encoding VOC family protein, protein MPLMPFHIAFPVDDLAAARAFYGTTLACPEGRSSAEWIDFDFFGHQIVAHLSPNAPGKPHHNGVDGHAVPVPHFGVILTMEDWLALADRVRSAGIPFVIEPYIRFQGEVGEQATMFFYDPAGNALEFKAFADMSQLFAK, encoded by the coding sequence ATGCCCCTCATGCCCTTCCACATCGCCTTCCCCGTCGACGATCTCGCCGCCGCCCGCGCCTTCTACGGCACCACCCTCGCCTGTCCCGAGGGCCGCAGCTCCGCCGAGTGGATCGACTTCGACTTCTTCGGCCACCAGATCGTCGCGCACCTCTCGCCCAACGCCCCCGGCAAGCCCCACCACAACGGCGTCGACGGCCATGCCGTCCCCGTCCCGCACTTCGGCGTCATCCTCACCATGGAGGACTGGCTCGCCCTCGCCGACCGCGTCCGCTCCGCCGGCATCCCGTTCGTCATCGAGCCCTACATCCGCTTTCAGGGCGAGGTCGGCGAGCAGGCCACCATGTTCTTCTACGACCCCGCCGGCAACGCCCTCGAATTCAAGGCCTTCGCCGACATGTCCCAACTCTTCGCCAAATAG
- a CDS encoding alpha/beta hydrolase family protein, with translation MRAQESPVVQVTSGVSYQYIGRLDVKKLNEVLTVETPKFFGVNVTYTPASNAVKMYRIQYNSVVPELNNKPIVASGLLAIPETGGSSFPMVSYQHGTVYGKHEVPSYPEESAETELMLAQFAGQGYVVIGADYFGMGVSKEPEGYLVKASHQQATFDMLMASRAVLAQMKIGTSKLFLGGWSQGGFVTMAFLEKLESAGVPVDAAATASAPVDGYATFSGVLDYPRPFDASWLTTIFMLTSFSFENYYNEPGLARALINDQYYDVARRLYERQHVDPKEVPTDLHALIRPEYFNPQYFAASAFGRLSAQTQAYRWVIKSPVHNYYGETDEAIAIGIGQLAMNYQRAMGSGNMQVEAISTEKTTHRGTYATSAPLWKAWFDSKLGK, from the coding sequence TTGCGCGCTCAGGAAAGCCCTGTGGTGCAGGTGACGTCTGGGGTGAGCTACCAGTACATCGGCCGTCTCGATGTCAAGAAGCTCAACGAAGTGCTTACGGTCGAAACTCCGAAGTTCTTTGGCGTGAACGTTACCTATACCCCGGCTAGTAATGCCGTGAAGATGTACCGCATTCAGTACAACTCTGTTGTTCCGGAGTTGAACAACAAGCCGATCGTTGCTTCCGGGTTGCTGGCGATTCCGGAGACCGGCGGCAGCAGTTTCCCCATGGTTTCTTATCAACATGGAACGGTGTACGGCAAGCATGAGGTGCCCTCTTACCCGGAGGAGTCCGCTGAGACGGAGTTGATGCTGGCGCAGTTCGCCGGGCAGGGATACGTCGTGATTGGCGCCGATTACTTCGGGATGGGTGTCTCGAAGGAGCCGGAGGGCTACCTGGTGAAGGCAAGCCATCAACAGGCTACCTTCGACATGCTGATGGCAAGCCGCGCTGTCCTGGCGCAGATGAAGATTGGCACAAGCAAGTTGTTTCTGGGGGGCTGGTCGCAGGGTGGCTTCGTCACCATGGCTTTTCTGGAAAAACTGGAGAGTGCCGGTGTGCCGGTCGATGCGGCGGCAACGGCGAGTGCGCCGGTCGACGGGTATGCGACCTTCAGCGGTGTGCTGGATTATCCGCGGCCGTTCGATGCGAGCTGGCTGACGACGATCTTCATGCTGACTTCGTTCTCGTTCGAGAATTATTACAACGAACCGGGCCTGGCACGCGCCTTGATCAACGACCAGTACTACGATGTGGCGCGTCGCCTGTACGAGCGTCAGCACGTGGATCCGAAGGAGGTTCCGACGGACCTTCATGCGCTGATCCGTCCCGAGTACTTCAACCCGCAGTACTTCGCCGCCTCCGCTTTTGGACGTTTGTCCGCGCAGACGCAGGCTTATCGCTGGGTCATCAAGAGCCCGGTGCATAACTACTATGGCGAGACGGACGAGGCGATTGCGATCGGCATTGGGCAACTTGCGATGAACTACCAGCGTGCCATGGGGAGCGGCAATATGCAGGTCGAAGCGATCTCCACGGAAAAGACGACGCACCGAGGCACGTACGCGACGTCCGCTCCGCTGTGGAAGGCGTGGTTCGACAGCAAGCTCGGCAAATAA
- a CDS encoding ATP-binding protein, with protein MNPTTLPTAPFDRATLLSLLHEVPILASLSEEDLHCLDDVEQIHLAAGTLFERQGEAARYFYVVLTGSIRIFFHKPDGAEVTAVTLPAGNAIGELPLLAGIQNPTSMETVEPSLLLRFSEDEFWSLMTTCPMVRKAILGNMAFRLQRFQSHTLQQEKMASLGTLAAGLMHELNNPGAAARRAASQLRENLLRLHELAAKFTYLDLSHSQKQCLIDLQTQALAVKAPIQLNSLEQSDAEEALAEWMENANIANAWKLAPTLVSIGFHPGELDCARSSFTGEIFSDALSWLEALVSSMQLVGTIEESIGRVSTLVAAVKSYAYEGKGQRQTLNVNESIYATLVILGHKIREKQLILEKKLDQDLPPLESSCSGLNQVWTNILDNAIDALPEQGHIRLKTWSEKHATGTVDLCITIEDDGPGIPLDSQPHIFDPFYTTKPVGVGTGLGLGIAHRIVEQYGGTIRFTSGPGSTIFYVRLPAKPPTP; from the coding sequence ATGAACCCAACCACCCTCCCAACCGCCCCGTTCGACCGCGCGACCCTGCTCAGCCTTCTCCACGAGGTGCCGATCCTCGCCTCGCTCTCCGAAGAAGATCTCCACTGCCTCGACGACGTCGAGCAGATCCACCTCGCGGCCGGCACCCTCTTCGAACGACAGGGAGAAGCCGCCCGTTACTTCTACGTCGTCCTCACCGGCTCCATCCGCATCTTCTTCCATAAGCCCGATGGAGCCGAAGTCACCGCCGTCACCCTCCCGGCCGGGAACGCTATCGGCGAACTCCCCCTCCTCGCCGGCATCCAGAACCCCACCAGCATGGAAACCGTAGAGCCCTCGCTTCTGCTCCGCTTCAGCGAAGATGAGTTCTGGTCCCTCATGACCACCTGCCCCATGGTCCGCAAGGCCATCCTCGGCAACATGGCCTTCCGCCTGCAGAGGTTCCAGAGCCACACCCTCCAGCAGGAAAAGATGGCCTCCCTCGGCACCCTCGCCGCCGGCCTCATGCACGAACTCAACAACCCCGGTGCCGCCGCCCGCCGCGCAGCCTCCCAGCTTCGAGAAAACCTTCTCCGGCTCCATGAGCTCGCCGCCAAGTTCACCTACCTCGATCTCAGCCACTCCCAGAAGCAGTGCCTGATCGACCTCCAGACCCAGGCCCTCGCCGTCAAAGCCCCCATCCAGCTCAACTCCCTCGAACAAAGCGACGCCGAAGAGGCCCTCGCCGAGTGGATGGAAAACGCCAACATCGCAAACGCCTGGAAGCTCGCTCCCACCCTCGTCTCCATCGGCTTCCATCCCGGCGAGCTCGATTGTGCGCGCTCCTCCTTCACCGGCGAAATCTTCTCCGACGCTCTCTCCTGGCTCGAAGCCCTCGTCTCCAGCATGCAGCTCGTCGGCACCATCGAGGAGTCCATCGGCCGCGTCTCCACCCTCGTCGCCGCCGTCAAAAGCTACGCCTACGAGGGCAAGGGACAGCGCCAGACCCTCAACGTCAACGAGAGCATCTACGCCACGCTCGTCATCCTCGGCCATAAAATCCGCGAAAAACAGCTCATCCTCGAAAAGAAGCTCGATCAGGATCTTCCTCCGCTCGAAAGCTCCTGCTCCGGCCTCAATCAGGTCTGGACCAACATCCTCGACAACGCCATCGATGCCCTTCCCGAGCAGGGCCACATCCGCCTCAAGACCTGGTCCGAGAAACACGCCACCGGTACCGTCGATCTCTGCATCACCATCGAAGACGACGGCCCCGGCATCCCCCTGGACAGCCAGCCCCACATCTTCGACCCCTTCTACACCACCAAACCGGTAGGCGTAGGCACCGGTCTAGGCCTCGGCATCGCCCACCGCATCGTCGAGCAGTACGGTGGCACCATCCGCTTCACCTCCGGCCCCGGCTCCACCATCTTCTACGTTCGCCTCCCCGCCAAACCGCCTACCCCTTAG
- a CDS encoding FAD-dependent oxidoreductase gives MPKPILLAVDDDTSVLEAVVQDLRRKYGEHYRIVRAASGAAALDICRQLVDRKDTVALFLSDQRMPGMTGVDFLQQAMPLFPEARRVLLTAYADTEAAIRAINAAKIHYYLNKPWDPPEEKLYPVLDDLLQAWNQGYKAPYDGIQVISVRWAQGDHVVRDFLSRNRIPFKWLNPEINPEALPLLCEKGIDDAKLPVVLFGDNTALVQPTTTELAQKVGLRTQAQEAYYDVVIVGAGPAGLAAGVYGASEGLKTLLIDAYAPGGQAGSSSRIENYLGFPEGLSGDELAKRSYLQAQRLGVEFLTQRVECIRSENGYHLVKMSDGIEINCRVVILSTGVDYCKLDIPGETQFSGAGLFYGAALTEAMGCANETVYIIGGANSAGQAAMHFSRHAAQVHMIVRGPSLERSMSKYLIDQIASRPNITVEANTQVKALAGNGHLECITLEGPQGIENRPATSLFIFIGAAPKTQWLPKGIATDSKGFILAGPDLKAHARETWKLDRDPYLLETSIPGIFTAGDVRFGSVKRCASAVGEGSIAIQFVHQYLATL, from the coding sequence ATGCCAAAGCCGATCCTATTAGCCGTAGACGATGACACCAGCGTTCTCGAAGCCGTCGTCCAGGACCTCCGCCGGAAGTACGGCGAGCACTACCGCATCGTCCGCGCCGCCTCCGGCGCAGCCGCACTCGACATCTGCCGGCAGCTCGTCGACCGCAAAGACACCGTGGCCCTCTTCCTCTCCGACCAGCGCATGCCCGGCATGACCGGCGTCGACTTCCTCCAGCAGGCCATGCCGCTCTTCCCCGAGGCCCGCCGCGTCCTCCTCACGGCCTACGCCGACACCGAGGCCGCCATCCGCGCCATCAACGCGGCCAAGATCCATTACTACCTGAACAAGCCCTGGGATCCGCCCGAGGAAAAGCTTTACCCGGTCCTCGACGACCTCCTCCAGGCCTGGAATCAGGGCTACAAAGCCCCCTACGACGGCATTCAGGTCATCAGCGTCCGCTGGGCCCAGGGCGACCACGTCGTCCGCGACTTCCTCTCGCGCAATCGCATCCCCTTCAAGTGGCTCAACCCGGAGATCAATCCCGAAGCCCTGCCGCTCCTCTGCGAAAAAGGCATCGACGACGCCAAGCTCCCCGTCGTCCTCTTCGGCGACAACACGGCCCTGGTCCAGCCCACCACCACCGAACTCGCGCAGAAGGTGGGCCTCCGCACGCAGGCGCAGGAAGCCTACTACGACGTGGTCATCGTCGGTGCCGGCCCCGCCGGCCTCGCCGCAGGCGTCTACGGAGCCTCAGAAGGCCTCAAGACTCTCCTCATCGACGCCTACGCCCCCGGCGGACAGGCCGGTTCCAGCTCCCGCATCGAGAACTACCTCGGCTTCCCCGAAGGCCTCTCCGGCGACGAACTCGCCAAGCGCTCCTATCTCCAGGCCCAGCGCCTCGGAGTCGAGTTCCTCACCCAGCGCGTCGAGTGCATCCGCTCCGAAAACGGCTATCACCTCGTCAAGATGTCCGACGGCATCGAGATCAACTGCCGCGTCGTCATCCTCTCCACCGGCGTCGACTACTGCAAGCTCGACATTCCCGGCGAAACCCAGTTCTCCGGCGCCGGCCTCTTCTACGGAGCAGCCCTCACCGAGGCCATGGGCTGCGCCAACGAGACCGTCTACATCATCGGCGGAGCCAACTCCGCCGGTCAGGCCGCCATGCACTTCTCCCGCCACGCCGCCCAGGTCCATATGATCGTCCGCGGGCCCAGCCTCGAGCGAAGCATGAGCAAGTACCTCATCGATCAGATCGCCTCGCGCCCCAACATCACCGTCGAGGCCAACACCCAGGTCAAGGCCCTCGCCGGCAACGGCCACCTGGAATGCATCACCCTCGAAGGGCCCCAGGGAATCGAAAATCGCCCCGCCACCAGCCTCTTCATCTTCATCGGAGCGGCTCCCAAGACCCAGTGGCTTCCCAAGGGCATCGCGACCGACTCCAAGGGCTTCATCCTCGCCGGTCCCGATCTCAAGGCACACGCCAGGGAGACCTGGAAGCTCGACCGCGATCCCTACCTCCTCGAAACTAGCATCCCCGGTATCTTCACCGCCGGGGACGTCCGCTTCGGATCCGTCAAACGTTGCGCCTCGGCCGTCGGCGAGGGCTCCATTGCCATTCAGTTCGTTCACCAATACCTGGCGACCCTATAA
- a CDS encoding response regulator transcription factor has protein sequence MNRIILADNQAIFRAGAARVLSLEDDMRIVAQCDDGAKLAAAVETFRGALVLFAQSLGLNAMAVLAQTKSCGSRAIMITENGAEIQEEVVRALDGMVTRAIAGVDLVDCVRKVGRGTRCVHGAKLTTLQAPDVVGARVRDRLTPKELQIVALIVQGCKNKEIAMQLGTKEQVIKNYLRSIYDKTGVSDRLELALFTIHHRILAEAAAKAGSLLARKSA, from the coding sequence ATGAATCGCATCATACTGGCGGACAATCAGGCAATCTTTCGGGCGGGGGCTGCGCGGGTGCTATCGCTCGAAGACGACATGCGTATCGTCGCGCAGTGCGATGACGGGGCGAAGCTGGCAGCGGCGGTGGAGACGTTTCGAGGCGCGCTTGTGCTGTTTGCGCAGAGCCTGGGGCTGAATGCGATGGCGGTGCTGGCGCAGACGAAGTCCTGCGGGAGCCGGGCGATCATGATTACGGAGAACGGCGCGGAGATCCAGGAAGAGGTGGTGCGCGCGCTCGACGGGATGGTGACGAGGGCGATTGCGGGTGTGGACCTGGTGGACTGCGTGCGGAAGGTGGGCCGCGGGACGAGGTGCGTCCATGGAGCGAAGCTGACGACGCTGCAGGCTCCGGATGTTGTCGGGGCCCGGGTGAGGGACAGGCTGACGCCGAAGGAGCTGCAGATTGTCGCGCTGATTGTTCAGGGGTGCAAGAACAAAGAGATCGCCATGCAGCTCGGGACCAAGGAGCAGGTGATCAAGAATTACCTGCGGAGTATCTACGACAAGACGGGGGTATCGGACAGGCTGGAACTGGCACTGTTTACGATCCACCACCGGATTCTGGCGGAGGCTGCGGCGAAGGCGGGGAGTTTGTTGGCACGGAAGTCGGCCTAA